In Deltaproteobacteria bacterium, the genomic window CGGAAACGGAACCATACCGGCTGTGAAGGCCGCCCGCATCAGGCTCGCCAAGGAAGCTGGCATGAGGGCCGTAAAGCTGGTGGAAGATAACATCACCCCATCCAAGATTATGACTTCCAAGGCCTTTGAAAACGCCCTGGCCGTGGACATGGCCCTTGGCTGCTCCACCAACACGGCCCTGCACCTTCCGGCCATCGCGCACGAAGCGGGGGTGGCCTTCGATCTGGCCCAGATCAACGAGGTCAGCCAGCGCGTTCCCCACCTGGTGAGCCTAAGCCCTGGCGGAAAGCACCATATGGAAGACCTGGACATGGCGGGCGGGGTCCAGGCGGTGATGGCCGAGCTTGCCGGAAACGGCCACATCAACACCGACTGCCTTACGGTCACCGGCAAAACCGTGGGCGAGAACCTGAAAACAGCGGCCATATTGGATAGCGATGTCATCAAGACCGTGAACGACCCCTATCATAAAGAAGGCGGGCTTGCGGTTCTGTTCGGAAACCTGGCCCCTGAAGGAAGCGTTGTGAAGCAAAGCGCTGTGCGGCCCGAAATGATGAGGCACTCAGGCCCCGCCAGGGTATTCGATTCCGAGGAAGCCGCAAGCGAGGCGATCTTGGCCGGAAAAATTGTAAAGGGCGACGTCGTGGTTGTACGCTACGAGGGCCCGCGCGGGGGGCCCGGAATGCGGGAGATGCTCACTCCCACCTCGGTCATCTGCGGCATGGGCCTTGACGCCGACGTGGCCCTCATCACCGACGGGCGCTTTTCGGGCGGCACGCGCGGCGCGGCCATAGGCCACGTGTCCCCGGAAGCCATGTCGGGCGGCCCCATCGCGCTTGTGGAAGAGGGCGACATCATCAGAATCGACATACCGGCAAAGTCCATTAGCCTGGATGTTCCCGAAGACGTGCTTGCAAATCGCCGGGCCGCATGGAAGCCCATCGCGCCCAAGATCACCAAAGGCTACATGGCCCGGTATGCAAAAACGGCTTCCTCGGCCAATCGCGGCGCGATAGTCACATAGCCATCGAAAGGAAAATCGCCATGAAGTTGAACGGCGCGCAGATATTGATGAAGATGCTGGAATCCGAAGGCGTTGACACCATTTTCGGCTATCCGGGCGGGGTACTGATCGATCTTTACGACGCCCTGTTTCAGACCGATATCCGCCACATCCTGGTAAGGCACGAGCAGGGGGCCATTCACGCGGCGGACGGCTTCGCCAGGGCAAGCGGCAAGGTGGGCGTGTGCCTCGTAACCTCAGGCCCCGGAGCCACCAATACCGTGACCGGCATCGCCTCAGCCTACGCGGACTCAGTCCCGGTGGTGATTTTAACCGGCCAAGTGCCCACCCATCTCATAGGCAACGACGCTTTCCAGGAAGTTGACATCGTGGGAATCACCCGTCCCTGCACCAAGCACAACTACCTTGTGAGCAAGGTGGAGGATTTGGCCCGCATCATCCGGGAAGCCTTTTATCTGGCCCGAAGCGGCAGGCCCGGCCCGGTTCTGGTGGATCTGCCTAAAAACGTCATGGCCGCCAAAATGACCTTCAAGGAGCCGCCCAAGGAAGTGAAGATGCGCTCCTACAACCCCACCTACGAGCCCAACCCCCGGCAGGTGGAAAAATTCGTCAAAACCCTTTTGGAAGCCGAAAGGCCCATGATCTTCGCGGGCGGCGGGGTCAACATGAGCTCGGCCTCGGAGGAGCTGACAAGGCTCGCCCGCAGGCTCTCCATTCCCGTCACCATGTCCCTCATGGGCCTGGGTGGATTTCCGGGAACGGACCCCCTGTCTCTGGGCATGATAGGGATGCACGGCACCTGCCGCGCCAACAGGGCCACCGGCGAATGCGACGTTCTGGTGGGCATAGGAGTCCGCTTCGACGACCGGGTGACCGGCAAGGTGGACTGCTTCGCAAGCCAGGCCAAAATCGTCCATGTGGACATCGACCCCACATCCATCCGCAAGAACGTGCCTGTGTACCTGCCCGTTGTGGGTGACTGCAGGATGACCCTGGCCGCAGTCAACAAGCTTTTGGACGAGATGGACTTATCCTGCGTGGCCGCCGCCCGCAAACCCTGGCTGGACGCCATCACCGACTGGAAGCGCCCGCCCGACAATGTTTACGTCCAGGGGCCGGACGTCATTAAGCCCCAGTACGTGGTTGAGCGCCTCTACGCCCTGACCAGGGGAAACGCCCTCATCACCACAGAGGTGGGCCAGAACCAGATGTGGGCTGCCCAGTTCTATCTTTTCGACCGGCCACACAGGTTCATCACATCAGGCGGCCTTGGGGTCATGGGCTTCGGGCTTCCGGCGGCCATCGGTGCGCAGGCGGCCAGGCCCAACCAACTGGTTGTGGACATCGCGGGCGACGGCTCCATCCAGATGAACATCCAGGAGCTGGCCACCGCCATGCAGGACAAGCTGCCGGTAAAAGTAGTCATCCTGAACAACGGTTATCTCGGCATGGTGCGCCAGTGGCAGCAGCTTTTTTACGACAAGCGCTACAACGCGACAGTCATGGACGTTGCCCCTGATTTCGTGAAACTGGCCGAAGCCTACGGCGCAACGGGCCTCAGGGCCACCAAGCCAAGCGAAGTGGACGCGGTGCTTAAAAAGGGCATCGAGACTCCCGGCCCTGTTCTCATGGATTTCGTGGTGGAGCGAGAGGAGTGCGTGATGCCGATGGTTCCCGCCGGGGCCGCTTTGACCGAGATGCTCCTGGTGTAAGGCCGTCCACGAGCGCGATCCGCAGTGTTGCGCTTCGCCGGGCGCCTTGCGGCTCATCGCTCGTGATCGGCCTTAAAATGACATCATTATTGGAACAGCCGGACTTGGGAGAAAAACAATGGCGGAAGAAAAACACGTTTTGAGCATCCTGGTGGAAAACCAGCCCGGCGTCCTTTCCCGCGTTGCGGGGCTTTTTTCGGGCCGGGGCTTCAATATAGAAAGCCTGTGCGTGGCCGAATCACACGAGCCGGGCACGAGCCGCATTACGCTCGTCACCAAGGCCAACGAGGCTTTGATCGAGCAGATAACCAAGCAGATAAATAAAATTGTGAACGTCATAAAGGTATCGGACCTTTCGGACGAACCAGCGGTTTTCCGGGAAATGGCCCTCATAAAGGTCAAAACCAAGCCCGAACACCGGGCGGAGGTCCTGCGCATGGTGGATATCTTCCGGTGCAAGGTGGTGGATATTTCCGCCGACCACTACACCCTGGAACTCACGGGCGACCAAGGCAAGATCGAGGCATTTCTCGATCTTCTACGCCCGATGGGCATAAAGGAAATCGCCCGCACGGGGATATGCTCACTTTCAAGGGAGAAGAGGCAGTAACAGGCTGTCGAAAAACGCGATCCGCTGTGTTGTGCTTCAAAGCCAATTCCGTCACGTACATTAAGTACGCTTACTCATTGGCTTTTCGCACGCCTTGCGGCTCATCGTTTTTCATCAGCCTGTCAATTTTGAGTTTTTCAACAGGCTGGTGAGCAGTGGGCAGTTTGCATAAAAGACGGTCGGATGG contains:
- the ilvN gene encoding acetolactate synthase small subunit, with the translated sequence MAEEKHVLSILVENQPGVLSRVAGLFSGRGFNIESLCVAESHEPGTSRITLVTKANEALIEQITKQINKIVNVIKVSDLSDEPAVFREMALIKVKTKPEHRAEVLRMVDIFRCKVVDISADHYTLELTGDQGKIEAFLDLLRPMGIKEIARTGICSLSREKRQ
- the ilvB gene encoding biosynthetic-type acetolactate synthase large subunit; amino-acid sequence: MKLNGAQILMKMLESEGVDTIFGYPGGVLIDLYDALFQTDIRHILVRHEQGAIHAADGFARASGKVGVCLVTSGPGATNTVTGIASAYADSVPVVILTGQVPTHLIGNDAFQEVDIVGITRPCTKHNYLVSKVEDLARIIREAFYLARSGRPGPVLVDLPKNVMAAKMTFKEPPKEVKMRSYNPTYEPNPRQVEKFVKTLLEAERPMIFAGGGVNMSSASEELTRLARRLSIPVTMSLMGLGGFPGTDPLSLGMIGMHGTCRANRATGECDVLVGIGVRFDDRVTGKVDCFASQAKIVHVDIDPTSIRKNVPVYLPVVGDCRMTLAAVNKLLDEMDLSCVAAARKPWLDAITDWKRPPDNVYVQGPDVIKPQYVVERLYALTRGNALITTEVGQNQMWAAQFYLFDRPHRFITSGGLGVMGFGLPAAIGAQAARPNQLVVDIAGDGSIQMNIQELATAMQDKLPVKVVILNNGYLGMVRQWQQLFYDKRYNATVMDVAPDFVKLAEAYGATGLRATKPSEVDAVLKKGIETPGPVLMDFVVEREECVMPMVPAGAALTEMLLV
- the ilvD gene encoding dihydroxy-acid dehydratase, coding for MKSDNVKKGLERAPHRSLFAAMGYTDEELSRPLIGVANSANGIIPGHVHLDTIVDAVMKGVYMGGGTPIPFGVIGVCDGIAMNHTGMKYSLGSREIIADSIEVMATAHAFDGLVMVTNCDKIVPGMLMAAARLDIPSIVVSGGPMLAGRHKSVKGGAEIDLITVFEGVGAVKTGRMDPVELTMMEKEACPTCGSCAGMFTANSMNCLTEVIGMGMPGNGTIPAVKAARIRLAKEAGMRAVKLVEDNITPSKIMTSKAFENALAVDMALGCSTNTALHLPAIAHEAGVAFDLAQINEVSQRVPHLVSLSPGGKHHMEDLDMAGGVQAVMAELAGNGHINTDCLTVTGKTVGENLKTAAILDSDVIKTVNDPYHKEGGLAVLFGNLAPEGSVVKQSAVRPEMMRHSGPARVFDSEEAASEAILAGKIVKGDVVVVRYEGPRGGPGMREMLTPTSVICGMGLDADVALITDGRFSGGTRGAAIGHVSPEAMSGGPIALVEEGDIIRIDIPAKSISLDVPEDVLANRRAAWKPIAPKITKGYMARYAKTASSANRGAIVT